Proteins encoded together in one Microbacterium sp. zg-Y625 window:
- a CDS encoding ABC transporter permease, with protein MVTLDRTVAATEALTVPPRKRRKGARVHFSQFKWLYLLLLPGIVYFALFRYGPMGGAIIAFKDYVPFLGITDSPWVGFEHFEDFFASPDFPRLLANTLILALLSLVIAFPLTIVMALLLNELRLNIVKRSVQTLIYIPHFLSWTVVASLTYLLFALDIGPLFQLINGVLGTDINFLTDPAWFRPIIVLQDIWKNTGWGTIIFLAALASVDQEQYEAAIIDGAGRFQRVWHITLPSIMPTVVVMLVLQMGQVLNTGFEQIYLMTNSLNREVADVFDTYVYFMGITQGSYSYSTAVGLFKAVVGVVLIFGANWLARRFNQTGIF; from the coding sequence ATGGTTACTCTCGACCGCACGGTGGCCGCCACCGAGGCGCTCACCGTGCCCCCGCGCAAGCGCCGCAAGGGTGCGCGCGTGCACTTCAGCCAGTTCAAGTGGCTCTATCTGCTGCTGCTGCCCGGCATCGTGTACTTCGCGCTGTTCCGCTACGGCCCCATGGGCGGGGCGATCATCGCCTTCAAGGACTACGTCCCCTTCCTCGGCATCACAGACAGCCCGTGGGTGGGCTTCGAGCACTTCGAGGACTTCTTCGCCAGCCCTGACTTCCCACGGCTGCTGGCCAACACGCTGATCCTGGCGCTGCTGAGCCTCGTGATCGCGTTCCCCCTGACGATCGTCATGGCGCTGCTGCTCAACGAGCTGCGTCTGAACATCGTCAAGCGCTCGGTGCAGACGCTCATCTACATCCCCCACTTCCTGTCGTGGACGGTCGTGGCGTCGCTGACCTACCTGCTGTTCGCCCTCGACATCGGGCCGCTGTTCCAGCTCATCAACGGAGTGCTGGGCACCGACATCAACTTCCTCACGGACCCGGCGTGGTTCCGACCGATCATCGTGCTGCAGGACATCTGGAAGAACACCGGCTGGGGAACGATCATCTTCCTCGCCGCGCTCGCGAGCGTCGACCAGGAGCAGTACGAGGCCGCGATCATCGACGGCGCCGGGCGCTTCCAGCGGGTGTGGCACATCACGCTGCCGTCGATCATGCCGACCGTCGTGGTCATGCTGGTGCTGCAGATGGGCCAGGTGCTCAACACCGGCTTCGAGCAGATCTACCTCATGACCAACTCGCTCAACCGCGAGGTCGCCGACGTCTTCGACACGTATGTCTACTTCATGGGCATCACCCAGGGCAGCTACAGCTACAGCACCGCCGTGGGCCTGTTCAAGGCCGTCGTCGGCGTCGTGCTGATCTTCGGCGCGAACTGGCTCGCCCGCCGCTTCAACCAGACGGGGATCTTCTGA
- a CDS encoding carbohydrate ABC transporter permease — MAREKYRFNTPAGRVFDVVNVAMLVGLGLIALLPFVYVTAGSFATESELATRPFFLWPETFSLRAYEAILSSPAFVRAMITTIAVTAVGTVVQLLLTASMAYPLSKDNLPGRRIMLSLIVFTMVFSGGMIPTFLMVKELGLLDTYWALILPLAINPFSLIIIKNFFQQLPNELEESAKIDGANELQTLWNVILPLSKPVLATFALFYAVGIWNDFMSPLLYLNDNSMWTLQMFLRQVTVATDLSIIEADPSQLPPAQGIKFAVIVVATLPILLFYPFLQKHFAKGMLIGSVKG; from the coding sequence ATGGCACGCGAGAAGTACCGCTTCAACACCCCCGCCGGCCGGGTCTTCGACGTCGTCAACGTCGCGATGCTGGTGGGGCTGGGCCTCATCGCTCTGCTGCCGTTCGTCTACGTCACGGCGGGATCGTTCGCGACGGAGTCCGAGCTGGCGACCCGGCCGTTCTTCCTGTGGCCCGAGACGTTCAGCCTGCGGGCGTACGAGGCGATCCTCTCCAGCCCGGCCTTCGTCCGGGCGATGATCACGACCATCGCGGTCACCGCGGTGGGCACCGTCGTGCAGCTGCTGCTGACCGCGTCGATGGCGTACCCGCTGTCGAAGGACAACCTTCCCGGCCGCCGGATCATGCTCTCCCTCATCGTGTTCACGATGGTGTTCTCCGGCGGCATGATCCCCACGTTCCTCATGGTGAAGGAGCTGGGGCTGCTGGACACCTACTGGGCACTGATCCTGCCGCTGGCGATCAACCCGTTCAGCCTGATCATCATCAAGAACTTCTTCCAGCAGCTGCCCAACGAGCTGGAGGAGTCGGCCAAGATCGACGGCGCGAACGAGCTGCAGACGCTCTGGAACGTCATCCTGCCGCTGTCCAAGCCCGTGCTGGCGACGTTCGCGCTGTTCTACGCCGTCGGCATCTGGAACGACTTCATGTCGCCGCTGCTGTACCTCAACGACAACTCGATGTGGACGCTGCAGATGTTCCTGCGACAGGTGACGGTCGCGACCGACCTGTCGATCATCGAGGCCGACCCCAGCCAGCTCCCCCCAGCGCAGGGAATCAAGTTCGCGGTGATCGTCGTCGCGACCCTGCCGATTCTGCTCTTCTACCCGTTCCTGCAGAAGCACTTCGCCAAGGGCATGCTGATCGGCTCGGTCAAGGGGTGA
- a CDS encoding YesU family protein: protein MSTGLLYRNALSGPADIADWIAEGPVSATADADGLLLASSGGPDDHWTLWCPEEFADRVRISWDFSPRAEPGLAMLFFGAAAAGGGGIFDDGLAPRSGAYPQYHSGDIRTLHVSYFRRRWEDERAFHTCNLRKSPGFHLVAQGADPLPPVADARDAFYRIEVVKDAGQVTFSIDGLSLFTWTDDESTGPRVGGGRLGFRQMSPLVACYRNLEVHSL from the coding sequence GTGAGTACGGGTCTCCTCTACCGCAACGCGCTGTCGGGTCCCGCGGACATCGCGGACTGGATCGCCGAGGGGCCGGTGTCGGCGACGGCGGATGCCGATGGGCTGCTGCTGGCGTCGTCCGGCGGGCCCGACGACCACTGGACCCTGTGGTGCCCCGAGGAGTTCGCGGACCGGGTGCGCATCTCGTGGGACTTCTCGCCGCGGGCGGAGCCCGGGCTCGCGATGCTCTTCTTCGGGGCGGCGGCAGCCGGCGGCGGCGGGATCTTCGACGACGGCCTCGCGCCGCGATCGGGGGCGTACCCGCAGTATCACTCGGGAGACATCCGCACCCTGCACGTGTCGTACTTCCGGCGGCGCTGGGAGGACGAACGCGCCTTCCACACCTGCAATCTGCGGAAGTCGCCCGGTTTCCACCTCGTGGCCCAGGGCGCCGACCCCCTCCCGCCCGTGGCCGACGCCCGCGACGCGTTCTACCGCATCGAGGTCGTCAAGGATGCCGGACAGGTGACCTTCTCGATCGACGGCCTGTCGCTGTTCACCTGGACCGATGACGAGTCCACCGGCCCACGGGTCGGCGGGGGGCGCCTCGGGTTCCGTCAGATGTCACCGCTCGTCGCCTGCTACCGCAACCTGGAGGTCCACTCGCTATGA
- a CDS encoding Tat pathway signal sequence domain protein, giving the protein MTGSPAAIVPLRWLDELPPERLPGGSVWGAPLPRGTAGSPDALRLRGADGETVPAQFWPLATWPDGSVKWAGAALGATDHPGEYEVVVDPSAACPVPEHPVEVREGDGTVTVGNGVITLEIQAPRAADATPVDTLFRRLRRGDVVVAENAHLVSLLQQDVPEDGGAGPRHPFRSRVASVVVEQRGPVRAVVRVEGTHRALDGSREWLPFTVRLVVLAGSERIRVVHTVIWDGDAATDFVAGLGVRADVPLRADLHDRHVRIAGADGGFFAEAVRGITGLRRDPGAEVRDAQIAGRRTPPLSEWNPQVSERLHLVPTWGDVTLTQLSADGFGIRKRTAPGHGWIDAGAGTRAEGFVSVSDPDGGFGVGVRSFWQSHPGQLDVRGMAGNRATVTAWLHAPEAQPMDLRFYHDGLGQDDYASQLDALEITYEDYEPGFGDAHGIARTHELTLFAYAATPPIEHLALDVAQVQQPPLLQPTPEALHAAVVFGDWAPVDRSTPVRAEIEDSIDFLLSFYLEQIDQRRWYGFWHYGDVMHAYDHDRHVWRYDVGGYAWDNSELSPDLWLWYSYLRTGRADVFRLAEAMTRHTGEVDVYHLGRWKGLGSRHNVQHWGCSAKQLRISSPVYRRFYHYLTADERVGDLLTELRDSDQRFLDTDPTRKVRTDAATYRPDRAALAVGLGTDWGALAATWLADWERTGNERSRDRLLGTMADIAAMPRGFLTGEALYDLDAGRFDTTRDRVSVSHLSAVFGLVEVCSELISLVDVPGFADAWQEYCRLYLASPEEQERAVGAPFTGVHLEQAHSRLAAWAARHADDDELAELAWRAFEGMGEWLVHRRDFALRRIDPPYVLQPVDEVPTVSTNDAAQYGLAAIQNLALIGDRLPRG; this is encoded by the coding sequence ATGACCGGTTCCCCCGCCGCCATCGTTCCGCTGCGCTGGCTCGATGAGCTGCCGCCCGAGCGGCTCCCCGGCGGCTCCGTGTGGGGGGCGCCGTTGCCGCGCGGCACCGCGGGTTCGCCCGACGCGCTGCGTCTGCGCGGAGCGGACGGCGAGACGGTGCCGGCGCAGTTCTGGCCGCTGGCCACGTGGCCGGACGGCTCCGTGAAGTGGGCGGGCGCCGCGCTCGGGGCCACCGACCACCCGGGTGAGTACGAGGTCGTGGTCGATCCTTCCGCCGCCTGCCCCGTACCCGAACACCCGGTGGAGGTGCGCGAGGGCGACGGCACCGTCACCGTCGGCAACGGGGTGATCACCCTCGAGATCCAGGCGCCGCGTGCCGCGGATGCCACGCCTGTCGACACGCTCTTCCGCCGGCTCCGGCGCGGCGATGTCGTCGTGGCCGAGAACGCGCACCTCGTGAGCCTGCTGCAGCAGGACGTCCCCGAAGACGGGGGCGCCGGTCCGCGGCATCCGTTCCGCTCGCGCGTCGCGTCCGTCGTCGTGGAGCAGCGCGGACCGGTGCGCGCCGTCGTGCGGGTGGAAGGGACGCACCGCGCTCTCGACGGATCGCGGGAATGGCTGCCCTTCACCGTGCGCCTGGTCGTTCTCGCGGGAAGCGAGCGCATCCGCGTCGTGCACACGGTGATCTGGGACGGCGATGCGGCCACCGATTTCGTCGCAGGGCTCGGCGTGCGCGCGGACGTGCCGCTGCGCGCCGACCTGCACGACCGTCACGTGCGCATCGCCGGCGCCGACGGCGGGTTCTTCGCCGAAGCGGTGCGCGGCATCACCGGTCTGCGGCGCGACCCCGGCGCCGAGGTGCGCGATGCGCAGATCGCGGGCAGGCGTACGCCGCCGCTGTCGGAGTGGAACCCGCAGGTCTCCGAGCGGCTGCATCTCGTGCCGACATGGGGGGATGTCACCCTCACACAGCTGAGCGCCGACGGGTTCGGCATCCGAAAGCGCACCGCGCCGGGGCACGGGTGGATCGACGCCGGCGCCGGAACCCGCGCCGAGGGCTTCGTCTCGGTGAGCGACCCGGACGGCGGGTTCGGCGTGGGGGTGCGCTCGTTCTGGCAGTCCCACCCCGGGCAGCTCGACGTCCGCGGCATGGCCGGCAACCGGGCGACCGTGACCGCGTGGCTGCACGCCCCCGAGGCGCAGCCGATGGATCTGCGGTTCTACCACGATGGGCTCGGACAGGACGACTACGCCAGCCAGCTCGACGCGCTCGAGATCACCTACGAGGACTACGAGCCCGGCTTCGGCGATGCGCACGGCATCGCCCGCACCCACGAGCTGACCCTCTTCGCCTACGCGGCGACGCCGCCGATCGAGCACCTGGCCCTCGACGTCGCGCAGGTGCAGCAGCCGCCGCTCCTGCAGCCGACGCCCGAGGCGCTGCACGCGGCCGTCGTCTTCGGCGACTGGGCGCCGGTGGACCGCAGCACGCCGGTGCGCGCCGAGATCGAGGACAGCATCGACTTCCTGCTGTCGTTCTATCTGGAGCAGATCGATCAGCGTCGCTGGTACGGGTTCTGGCACTACGGCGACGTGATGCACGCCTACGACCACGACCGGCACGTCTGGCGCTACGACGTCGGCGGCTACGCGTGGGACAACAGCGAGCTCTCGCCCGACCTGTGGCTCTGGTACTCCTACCTGCGCACCGGCCGGGCCGACGTCTTCCGCCTCGCCGAGGCGATGACCCGGCACACCGGTGAGGTCGACGTCTACCACCTGGGCAGGTGGAAAGGCCTGGGCTCCCGCCACAACGTGCAGCACTGGGGGTGCAGCGCCAAGCAGCTGCGCATCAGCAGCCCGGTGTACCGCCGGTTCTACCACTACCTCACCGCCGACGAGCGTGTGGGCGATCTGCTGACCGAGCTGCGCGACAGCGACCAGCGCTTCCTCGACACCGACCCGACCCGCAAGGTCCGGACGGATGCCGCGACCTACCGGCCCGACCGCGCGGCGCTCGCGGTGGGTCTCGGCACGGACTGGGGCGCGCTGGCGGCGACGTGGCTGGCGGACTGGGAGCGCACCGGCAACGAGCGCTCGCGCGACCGGCTGCTGGGGACGATGGCCGACATCGCCGCGATGCCGCGGGGCTTTCTCACCGGCGAAGCGCTGTACGACCTCGACGCGGGGCGGTTCGACACGACGCGCGACCGCGTGTCGGTGTCGCACCTGAGCGCCGTGTTCGGTCTGGTCGAGGTGTGCAGCGAGCTGATCTCGCTCGTCGACGTTCCCGGCTTCGCCGACGCCTGGCAGGAGTACTGCCGGCTGTACCTCGCCTCACCCGAGGAACAGGAGCGCGCGGTCGGTGCGCCCTTCACCGGCGTGCACCTCGAGCAGGCTCACAGCCGGCTGGCGGCGTGGGCGGCGCGGCACGCGGACGACGACGAGCTGGCCGAGCTGGCGTGGCGCGCCTTCGAGGGCATGGGCGAGTGGCTCGTGCACCGCCGTGACTTCGCGCTGCGGCGGATCGACCCGCCCTACGTGCTGCAGCCGGTGGATGAGGTGCCGACCGTCTCGACCAACGACGCCGCGCAGTACGGCCTGGCGGCGATCCAGAACCTCGCGCTCATCGGCGACCGGCTGCCGCGGGGGTAG
- a CDS encoding HNH endonuclease signature motif containing protein, whose translation MNSSSAAGSIAGSIATGSIATASHGAVISGVEHTRQAIAALQAEELQWFARAEALAAEETARIPSSEGREREMPPRGMAAELAAVLRRSDRGMQERMRDAAVLVDGFPATLAALESGRIDVAHVRVIQDAGARITDPDARARFEQAALVVAERETPGRAKPIILMLAQRLDPVPLEERHTEAAAGRRVWVRDLDDGMAELAAILPAPLAYAIKERLTAHAREIVAAAKAARSGSSTGTAPSENRVGAGGAGVGADRVAGDDVAETDAIATDRRTTDQVRADVLTDLLLTGHASAPVSSGSIPATAAITAHVQITIPAATLTGESTEPAELVGYGPIDPATARHLAATTPVWERLFTSPTTGAVLQVDTYRPSMQMRRLLDARDEHCRFPGCRRPARHCDGDHTIDAAHGGPTRVTNLANLCPGRHHPVKHKTAWSVVQKPDGILEWTSPTGRVYVDIPRRVLEFRANAAADQPAPF comes from the coding sequence ATGAACAGCTCCTCTGCCGCCGGCTCGATCGCCGGCTCGATCGCCACCGGCTCGATCGCCACCGCCTCGCACGGCGCGGTGATCAGCGGGGTCGAGCACACCCGCCAGGCGATCGCCGCGTTGCAGGCGGAAGAGCTGCAGTGGTTCGCTCGGGCTGAAGCTCTCGCGGCCGAGGAGACCGCACGTATCCCGTCGAGTGAGGGGCGGGAACGGGAGATGCCGCCTCGCGGCATGGCCGCCGAACTCGCCGCGGTGCTGCGCCGGTCGGATCGGGGCATGCAGGAACGCATGCGCGACGCCGCCGTGCTGGTGGACGGGTTCCCCGCGACGCTGGCCGCCCTCGAGTCCGGCCGGATCGACGTGGCGCACGTGCGGGTGATCCAGGATGCCGGGGCCCGCATCACCGACCCCGACGCGCGGGCACGGTTCGAACAGGCCGCGCTGGTGGTCGCGGAGCGGGAGACGCCGGGCCGGGCCAAGCCGATCATCCTGATGCTCGCGCAGCGCCTGGACCCCGTGCCGCTGGAAGAGCGGCACACCGAAGCCGCGGCCGGTCGGCGGGTGTGGGTGCGGGACCTCGACGACGGCATGGCCGAACTCGCAGCGATCCTGCCGGCGCCGCTGGCGTACGCGATCAAGGAGCGACTCACCGCGCACGCGCGGGAGATCGTCGCGGCGGCCAAGGCCGCACGCTCTGGGTCTTCGACGGGCACGGCCCCGAGCGAGAACCGCGTTGGCGCCGGTGGTGCCGGCGTCGGAGCAGATCGTGTCGCGGGCGATGACGTCGCCGAGACAGATGCCATCGCGACCGACCGGCGGACGACCGATCAGGTCCGCGCCGATGTGCTCACCGATCTCCTCTTGACCGGCCACGCGAGCGCACCGGTGTCATCGGGCAGCATCCCCGCGACCGCCGCGATCACCGCGCACGTGCAGATCACCATCCCCGCGGCCACCCTCACCGGGGAAAGCACCGAACCCGCCGAACTCGTCGGCTACGGACCCATCGACCCCGCCACCGCCCGGCACCTCGCCGCCACCACCCCAGTCTGGGAGCGACTGTTCACCTCCCCCACCACCGGGGCGGTGCTGCAGGTCGACACCTACCGGCCGAGCATGCAGATGCGACGGCTCCTCGACGCGAGGGACGAGCACTGCCGGTTCCCCGGCTGCCGACGACCCGCCCGACACTGCGACGGCGACCACACCATCGACGCCGCCCACGGCGGACCCACCCGCGTCACCAACCTCGCCAACCTCTGCCCCGGCCGACATCACCCCGTGAAACACAAGACCGCGTGGAGTGTGGTGCAGAAACCCGACGGCATCCTGGAATGGACCAGTCCCACCGGGAGGGTCTATGTCGACATCCCCCGGCGGGTGCTGGAGTTCAGGGCCAACGCCGCGGCCGACCAGCCCGCGCCGTTCTAG
- a CDS encoding helix-turn-helix transcriptional regulator, translated as MKRAERLHALSEMLRRSGSRGCSAERLAREFGVSVRTVKRDLDALENSGAPIWSRPGPGGGYGLAVGASLPPVSLSPTQAVALMAAVSAAPDAPYADLARAGVQKILDVLDPRTRARADELAGRVWVNAVPPSPRAVRSALEEAMAEQRVVRLRYTARDGTTTTRDVEPVLFASTNGQWYLVAWCRLRDAMRWFMLSRIERASVTQTACSGHTVEEVGEPPANARPVHGRAE; from the coding sequence GTGAAGCGGGCGGAACGGCTCCATGCTCTGTCCGAGATGCTGCGCCGCAGCGGATCGCGTGGCTGCTCCGCCGAGCGCCTGGCGAGGGAGTTCGGGGTCTCCGTGCGCACGGTCAAGAGAGACCTGGATGCGCTCGAGAACAGTGGCGCTCCCATCTGGTCGCGGCCGGGACCCGGTGGTGGCTACGGCTTGGCGGTGGGTGCCTCGCTGCCACCCGTCAGCCTCTCGCCGACGCAGGCCGTGGCGCTCATGGCGGCCGTGTCTGCCGCGCCTGATGCCCCCTACGCCGACCTGGCAAGGGCCGGGGTCCAGAAGATCCTGGACGTCCTCGATCCCCGAACGCGAGCACGAGCCGACGAGCTGGCCGGCCGCGTCTGGGTCAACGCGGTTCCCCCTTCTCCGCGCGCAGTCCGGTCGGCCCTGGAGGAGGCGATGGCCGAGCAACGAGTCGTTCGTCTTCGCTATACAGCCCGGGATGGGACGACGACCACCCGTGACGTCGAACCCGTGCTCTTCGCCTCCACGAACGGTCAGTGGTACCTCGTCGCGTGGTGTCGACTGCGTGACGCGATGCGCTGGTTCATGCTGTCGCGCATCGAGCGGGCCAGCGTGACCCAGACGGCCTGCAGCGGCCACACCGTCGAGGAGGTCGGAGAACCTCCCGCGAACGCCAGACCGGTGCACGGCCGGGCCGAGTGA
- a CDS encoding alpha/beta fold hydrolase yields MTTQTSRPPIILIAGHWLGAWAWDEVLDHLDTDHSRAIAMTLPGLDAADPERASRTLDDQAAAVLDVIAQLGVSKDQPATIVAHSGANAPVSLVLDRHPELVHRVVWVDSGPAAAGSVFAPDLPEGVTELPLPPFDVLAQQASLEGLSAAALERFRARAVPEPGPVLRQPVDVTDDARRRVPTTLVCCSIPSAQVLELARAGHPMFADVAHLEHLDVIDLPTGHWPMWSRPRELAEVIQSAASRTV; encoded by the coding sequence ATGACGACGCAGACGAGCCGCCCGCCCATCATCCTCATCGCCGGCCACTGGTTGGGCGCGTGGGCGTGGGATGAGGTCCTCGACCACCTCGACACCGACCACTCTCGTGCCATCGCGATGACCCTGCCCGGTCTCGACGCGGCCGATCCGGAGCGTGCGTCCAGGACTCTCGACGACCAGGCGGCGGCGGTCCTGGACGTCATCGCTCAGCTCGGCGTCTCCAAGGATCAGCCCGCGACGATCGTCGCGCACAGTGGCGCGAACGCCCCCGTCAGCCTGGTGCTCGACCGGCATCCCGAGCTCGTCCACCGTGTGGTGTGGGTCGACTCCGGCCCGGCGGCTGCCGGGAGCGTCTTCGCGCCGGATCTCCCGGAGGGGGTGACGGAGCTTCCGTTGCCGCCCTTCGACGTGCTTGCGCAGCAGGCGAGCCTCGAGGGCCTGAGCGCAGCGGCGCTCGAGCGCTTCCGCGCTCGGGCCGTGCCCGAGCCCGGACCCGTGCTCCGTCAGCCCGTCGACGTCACCGACGATGCCCGCCGCCGGGTCCCCACCACCCTGGTGTGCTGCTCGATCCCCAGCGCGCAGGTGCTCGAGCTGGCGCGAGCGGGCCATCCCATGTTCGCCGACGTCGCGCACCTCGAGCACCTCGACGTCATCGACCTCCCGACGGGGCATTGGCCCATGTGGAGCCGCCCCCGCGAGCTCGCCGAGGTCATTCAGTCGGCAGCGTCTCGGACCGTCTGA
- a CDS encoding family 43 glycosylhydrolase, giving the protein MSVPTVHSVPAELYRDPIYDGATDPTVVIADGTWWMFYTQRRATHPEPGPGVAWVHGSRIGVARSRDGLAWTYAGTLEPDAAGLALEPGPPPADVDVTHWAPEVVHDGERWRMYLTEIDGVPDRWPGFARSIVEYVSDDLARWECRGPIPLASDRVIDAAVARTPDGRWRLWYKDEAADSVTKVAASGDLSTWRDEGTAIGGRPHEGPYVFELDGSWWMIVDEWRGMGVYRSADAVAWERQGGPDAVILGAGTVAGPGFGHHGAAVRDGDDVWFYYFGHPARAAEPDPERESVDDRRCAVYRVRLQVRDGVLQTVRDAAD; this is encoded by the coding sequence GTGAGCGTGCCGACGGTGCACTCCGTGCCCGCCGAGCTGTATCGGGACCCGATCTACGACGGTGCGACCGACCCCACCGTGGTGATCGCGGACGGCACCTGGTGGATGTTCTACACGCAGCGCCGCGCCACCCACCCCGAGCCGGGCCCCGGCGTCGCGTGGGTGCACGGCAGCCGCATCGGCGTCGCGCGCTCGCGCGACGGTCTGGCCTGGACGTACGCCGGCACGCTCGAGCCCGATGCCGCCGGCCTCGCGCTGGAACCGGGGCCGCCCCCGGCGGACGTGGACGTGACCCACTGGGCGCCGGAGGTCGTGCACGACGGGGAGCGGTGGCGGATGTACCTCACCGAGATCGACGGCGTTCCCGACCGGTGGCCGGGGTTCGCGCGCTCGATCGTCGAGTACGTCTCCGACGACCTCGCGCGGTGGGAATGCCGCGGCCCGATCCCGCTCGCGAGCGACCGCGTGATCGACGCTGCCGTCGCCCGCACCCCCGACGGCCGGTGGCGCCTCTGGTACAAGGATGAAGCCGCCGACAGTGTCACGAAGGTCGCGGCATCCGGCGACCTGTCGACGTGGCGTGACGAGGGCACCGCCATCGGCGGCAGGCCGCACGAGGGTCCGTACGTGTTCGAGCTCGACGGCTCGTGGTGGATGATCGTCGACGAGTGGCGGGGGATGGGCGTGTACCGCTCCGCCGACGCCGTCGCGTGGGAGCGTCAAGGCGGGCCGGATGCCGTCATCCTCGGCGCCGGCACGGTCGCAGGGCCCGGGTTCGGTCATCACGGGGCCGCCGTGCGCGACGGTGACGACGTGTGGTTCTACTACTTCGGGCACCCGGCCCGCGCGGCCGAGCCCGATCCCGAGCGTGAGAGCGTCGACGACCGCCGGTGCGCGGTGTACCGCGTGCGGCTGCAGGTGCGGGACGGCGTGCTTCAGACGGTCCGAGACGCTGCCGACTGA
- a CDS encoding Gfo/Idh/MocA family protein: MTSSLRCVIVGTGAVAHFHAEAVQAYPHAELVAVSDMSRAAADAFAARWDAASVYDTLDEMLESERPDVVLICTPPGAHAAQTLAAFAAGAHVVVEKPPAPSLAELDEMRRAADAAGRQLAVVFQQRTGTAAAHVRELLGSGALGRPLVAVCQTLWFRDPAYFAVPWRGSWETEGGGTTLGHGIHQIDLLAFLLGDWTSVQGRLWRLDRETQTEDASTATVTFAGGAVAQLVTSAVSPREVSSIRIDTQKATVTVDHVYGHGHENWRITPAPGFEDEAAGWALPEVEERSAHAPLLRDVFDAFREGTPLPPTADAPARSLELVAAIYASAAADGAVITPADLAVHPTHRNGFASPVADMRGVGA, from the coding sequence GTGACTTCCTCCCTTCGCTGCGTGATCGTCGGCACCGGCGCCGTCGCGCACTTCCACGCCGAGGCCGTGCAGGCCTACCCCCACGCCGAGCTGGTCGCGGTGAGCGACATGAGCCGTGCCGCCGCAGACGCCTTCGCCGCCCGCTGGGACGCGGCGAGCGTGTACGACACCCTCGACGAGATGCTCGAGTCCGAGCGCCCCGACGTCGTGCTGATCTGCACGCCTCCCGGCGCCCACGCCGCTCAGACCCTCGCCGCCTTCGCCGCCGGCGCGCACGTCGTCGTCGAGAAGCCGCCGGCGCCGTCGCTGGCGGAGCTCGACGAGATGCGGCGGGCGGCAGACGCCGCGGGCCGACAGCTGGCGGTGGTGTTCCAGCAGCGCACCGGCACCGCCGCGGCTCACGTGCGGGAGCTTCTGGGCAGCGGCGCGCTGGGCCGGCCGCTGGTCGCGGTGTGCCAGACCCTGTGGTTCCGGGACCCCGCGTACTTCGCCGTTCCCTGGCGCGGGTCGTGGGAGACCGAGGGCGGTGGGACGACGCTCGGGCACGGCATCCACCAGATCGATCTGCTCGCGTTCCTCCTCGGCGACTGGACGAGCGTGCAGGGTCGGCTGTGGCGGCTGGACCGCGAGACGCAGACCGAGGATGCCTCGACGGCCACCGTGACCTTCGCCGGCGGCGCGGTGGCGCAGCTGGTCACCAGTGCGGTGTCGCCGCGTGAGGTCAGCTCCATCCGGATCGACACGCAGAAGGCCACCGTGACCGTCGACCACGTCTACGGCCATGGTCACGAGAACTGGCGCATCACCCCGGCGCCGGGGTTCGAGGACGAGGCGGCGGGCTGGGCGCTTCCCGAGGTGGAGGAGCGCAGCGCCCATGCTCCGCTGCTGCGCGATGTCTTCGACGCCTTCCGCGAGGGCACGCCGCTGCCGCCCACCGCGGACGCGCCCGCGCGGTCGCTGGAGCTTGTCGCCGCGATCTATGCCTCGGCCGCCGCAGACGGCGCGGTCATCACCCCTGCCGACCTCGCGGTGCACCCCACGCACCGCAACGGGTTCGCCAGCCCGGTCGCCGACATGCGCGGGGTGGGCGCGTGA